A genome region from Carya illinoinensis cultivar Pawnee chromosome 2, C.illinoinensisPawnee_v1, whole genome shotgun sequence includes the following:
- the LOC122301969 gene encoding probable sesquiterpene synthase, giving the protein MSLPVSSVALSQNGESSDAIRRTANFKPSIWGDRFINNNIPEDQVIHVSKVREVEELIAEVRRELLASADQPSKQLNIIDVLQRLGVAYHFERHIGEALERIYASSGAIHDDNDLYNVSLHFRLLRQQGFRVSCDVFNKFKDEKGQFKASLSANIPGLLAFYEATHLRVHGEEILDEALSFTTTQLESVKSNLRNPLAAQVTHALNQSLHKGIPRLESRVFITLYQEDTSHNKAFLKLSILDFNLVQSLHKQELGYIARWWKDLDFATKLPFARDRVVECFFWIVAVYFEPQYSLARKILTKVISMTSIIDDIYDAYGTLEIVIFTEAIERWDIRSMNTLPKYMQICYKALLDVFEEIEQELAKQGRSYLVSHAKEAMKIMVRAYFDEAKSFHAKHIPSLEEYMRVGLVTSGYPMLTIMSFLGMGEIVTEETFVWAFSDPKIITASSVIGRLSDDIKSHKFEQERGHAASAVECYMKKYGVSEEVAYDELRRQVSDAWKDVNENCMRPTAVPMAILMRLLNLSRAIDVIYKEEDGYTLVGKEMKAKIESLLVYPVPI; this is encoded by the exons ATGTCTCTCCCTGTATCCTCCGTTGCTCTCTCACAAAATGGAGAATCATCAGATGCCATTCGCCGGACTGCAAATTTTAAACCAAGCATTTGGGGTGACCGTTTCATCAATAACAATATTCCCGAAGACCAG GTTATTCATGTTTCTAAAGTACGCGAAGTCGAAGAACTGATAGCAGAAGTGCGACGGGAGTTGTTAGCCTCTGCAGATCAACCTTCCAAGCAGCTGAACATCATTGATGTACTTCAGCGCTTAGGGGTGGCGTACCATTTCGAAAGGCACATCGGAGAAGCACTAGAACGTATTTATGCTTCCTCGGGTGCCATTCATGATGACAATGATCTTTACAATGTTTCCCTTCATTTTCGACTACTACGTCAACAAGGATTTCGTGTTTCATGTG ATGTGTTTAACAAGTTCAAAGATGAAAAGGGTCAATTCAAAGCAAGCTTGAGCGCCAACATTCCAGGCTTGCTAGCCTTTTATGAAGCCACACATCTTAGGGTGCATGGAGAAGAGATCCTTGACGAGGCTCTTAGTTTCACCACCACTCAACTGGAGTCAGTGAAATCCAATTTGAGGAATCCTTTAGCAGCACAGGTAACTCATGCACTAAACCAATCCCTGCACAAGGGCATTCCAAGGCTAGAGTCCAGGGTTTTCATTACGCTCTACCAAGAAGACACCTCCCATAACAAAGCTTTTCTAAAGCTTTCGATATTAGATTTCAATCTTGTGCAGTCATTGCACAAGCAGGAACTTGGTTATATCGCCAG GTGGTGGAAAGATTTAGACTTTGCAACGAAATTACCTTTTGCAAGAGACAGGGTTGTGGAGTGCTTCTTTTGGATTGTGGCAGTTTATTTTGAGCCCCAGTACTCGCTTGCAAGAAAAATACTAACCAAAGTTATTTCCATGACATCCATCATAGATGATATCTATGATGCATATGGCACACTGGAGATCGTGATCTTTACAGAAGCAATTGAAAG GTGGGATATTAGGAGTATGAATACGTTACCAAAATACATGCAAATATGTTATAAGGCACTCTTGGACGTTTTCGAAGAAATTGAGCAGGAGCTGGCAAAACAAGGAAGATCCTACCTTGTTTCTCACGCAAAAGAAGCC ATGAAAATTATGGTCCGGGCATATTTCGATGAAGCCAAATCTTTTCATGCAAAACACATCCCATCGCTGGAGGAATATATGCGAGTCGGACTGGTAACCTCTGGCTATCCCATGCTCACAATCATGTCATTTCTTGGCATGGGTGAGATAGTTACCGAGGAGACCTTTGTGTGGGCGTTTAGCGACCCCAAAATTATTACAGCTTCGTCAGTAATTGGTAGGCTCTCGGATGACATCAAATCGCATAAG TTTGAACAAGAGAGAGGGCATGCTGCCTCGGCCGTTGAATGCTACATGAAGAAGTATGGTGTCTCAGAAGAAGTGGCATATGATGAACTCCGCAGGCAAGTTTCTGATGCATGGAAGGATGTCAATGAGAATTGTATGAGGCCTACTGCTGTACCAATGGCTATCCTTATGCGTCTTCTCAACCTTTCACGAGCAATAGATGTCATATATAAGGAGGAAGACGGATACACCCTTGTGGGAAAAGAGATGAAAGCTAAGATCGAGTCACTCCTCGTATATCCAGTGCCAATATGA